TGACTAGTAACGTTCATTCCTCTCTACTTGGACGAGGCCATGGCCTTGCGAACCCTGGATACCACCCTGGTCTTCGCCTTGTCCCCGGCCTTGGCGTCCGCCGCCGGTGTCCTTCCGGCCACGACCGCCGGTGGAGGAACGGGCACCGGCATGCCCCCTGCCGTTGCAGCCGCCTGCTTCTTCTCCGCGACGTTTGTGGCCGCGGCAGGAATGCTCACTGCCGGGACCTGGCCCTCACGCTGTGCCTTGCCATCAGCTCCCTTGGCAGCGGCCGGTTTCTGTGGCGCCTGTGCCGGGAGCAGCGTCACCGGCGGCGTAGGCGCTGGAGCTTTGCCTACCGGAGATGCTGCCGGCAGCAGAatcggaggcggcggtgcacCGCCGTGCGTCGCGGCTGCAGCCGGCGCTCCCCCGGGCCCAGTACCTGTAGCAGGAGCTCCGTGGGCTTCGCCGTCCTGGGCCCGGCCTGTGAGGCGGAATAGAGGCCGAAAGGCCGGCCGGGAGTGGAAAGCCTTCTGGAGCCTGTTGCAGATCGTCGGCGGCTTGCCGGTGGCAGTGGCAGCTGGTTGTTGTTCCTTGCTGGCCATCTGCATCTTATCCCGTACGGAAGCACGAACTTCAGGTGGCAGCGAAGTGGAGAAAGAACTGCGCTAACTAGCTTGTATATATAGGCagatgctagctagcttgcttgCATATATAGGCAGTGGCTCGAACGAGATGAAACGAATCACGCTACATCGTGTTCTCTTTGCCGTCAGATCGATCAGATGCTCTGCGCACGAACTAAAGTGAGATCATGTATGAACCGACGAGAAATGGCATCGTATTccaaaggaaaatttccaTCTCCTCTCACATTACATATTACGGAGTACAACAAACTAGACGGCCACCTGTCCCGCCCCGCCCATCTTGAGAAACAACCAAGAGCGTTTACACCGGAACAACCGAACAAGTgtagtaagaaaaaaaaaatcttcaagCGTGTGTTTGAAATGCTGCAAGTTTCGTTTAGAGCTTTTAGATGATCCTAGCGAAAAGAGGTAATAACACCAGCCATACAACAACTTGTTTCGCGCGAGCACGTCATACAACAACTTGAAAATTGAGGCGATGTGGTATATCAACTTGGATCACGGATTGAATTTTGGTCAGACAGGCTTCGGATCACCATGTGTCATTGCCAGCGTGGCAAAGTTGTGTGCCATGGCTTGTTCATTTTTACAAAATAAAACCTTCGTTCAATAAAATCCTACAAAACAAACACGTAATATGGCTGCAAAACGCCCTTCTTCTCCCTCCCATGCCATGGCTTTGTTCTATCTCtgaatttacaaaaaaaaacgtaATTTGGCCGCCGTCTTGTTCGAGGTGGGAGAGAAGGGAAGACGGAGAAATGATTGGGAGCAGGGAGGAAAGGAGAGGATACGAAGGAGTGCGGAAGGAAATTGGAATGTACAGGAAACATGGTCTTTTTTGCGTATTTCCATCGCGAAGGTCGCATGGGATGTAAACCAAAGACGTCTTTCGATCCGAGGACTAAAACGCAGAAAGACATACCGCCTCAGGATCCAGTATGACAAACACGTGTCGCAATTCGAACTAAATCGACCCCTAATCACCCGATTAACAAGTTGATGTACCAACTGGTCTCAATTTTCAAGTTGTTGTATGAAACTTCTCGCGCAAGACAAGTTGTTGTATGTCTCATGTTATTACCTCCTGCGAAAATGTGCAACGACTTATGTAGAAAAGAAATGATGCATTCAAGAATTTGATGTTGCAAGAATTGACCACGCGAGATTATAGGTTTGATGTAGATCGGATGGTTGATGAGAGCACGGGCCAAGTGTAAAGCATTGTGAATCCTCTACGCTTCAACTTGGCATCTGCTGTTAGCCGTCAAGAACCATGCCATTAGTTTAGGCCGAACTGCCCGCCACTGTGTGTACACCGCCGATTCCTGCTTGTGATTCGTGCAACGGTCACGCGCAGAGTATAGTACTAGCTCCATCAGCCCTTAGTGGGCTTACCCAAAGGGTATTTCGATCTCTAATAAGTTTTGGTGTTAGTGACAACATAATATGTGGATTACCTTATGCTAAGTGTTTTCAGAAATTGTATAAAATCAAGCAAAGtggttcgttgccctcaaaaagaaaataagcgTGGAAGGATTTACGgcttttttatttctattgagtcgtaggaaaatccgtactataaagaggaaggcttgggtgaatcaatttcacgtacacacaaccaccaaattgcaccTACCAAATAGCCTCAATCCCACCGGTGAAGATTAACTAAAACCTACTCGAGAACCAAAGGGTTCTGCCTGTTTTCAGTCCAGGGCGGCATTGCCGGTAGTACCCGCTATAGTACCGCCCCGGTACCGCACCAGTGCTATGGGGTAGCAAAACGCTACTGTCATATAGCGGTACTGGCACGGTACCAGAGCAGTACTACCGCTGGCGATAGTATCGCTCTGTGCAGAAATTACACATAATGGGCAGAAATCGGGGACTCCTATAAAAGGGGGTtttcgtccccaacggttcTAAGCCCGACATTTCTAAGTGTTCTGCACCTCCATAAGcttcaaatctcgagatctctctccctagtgctTCCCCCTAGCtaatactttgaggaagggttgagaagagctagatctagggtttcaccgaatcaaaagttgattccctcgttttccttggtggattttgttacttttCGGATTTTGGGATtcctagccggaaggtgtctcttgaaggcctccaatcttgtgaggaggtgcttgaggattcggaaaggagcctccaatttgGTTGTGGAtttgtgcccttctccttgtttgtaaagaTTCGGCATTCGTCTTCAAGtaagccattagtggagctcatctcgcctttgtggtgttgtgagagaaGAATAGAGTGAGTCTTTGTGGCGTCTATACCTTTGTGGCaaagcactcctccaaacggagacatACACCTCCTCGAAAGGTAGAACTCCAGAGTAAATTAATCTTCGTCTCctgtgtggtatcattcttgtcCTTTTACTTGTCTTATTTCATTATCTATATTTTGCTtgggctattgcacttcatactagggttgcattccctttagagaatctagtaaaCCCTAAGATTGCCCCTCCCTCCTCTAGTCGACtataccgatctttcacttAATAGTTTTATGTTGACTAAtgctttgaccaaaaattactccATTAATATTAAATTATATGACCcctaaaattgatatcattgatttttttttcaaaagtaTTTGCTTATAGTTATAATGtagatcacattagtcacatatgAATGAAGTAATTTTTGATCAAAATCTTCATCAACCGAAATCTAATATGCCCACTGTGTTTTTCTTAAGAAATAAcctgtaactttattcaaatgCAAGAACTATTAGAGGTACAATGCTTTAAATCATAAAATCTAGAAAGTACAAATAACTCCTATTATTAAGAATTACTATGAAATCTCTTAAATACATCTTCTCTGTGATATCaaattttgcaacatgaaaaaCCGTTGAGGCTTCAACACAAAGACTACAATCAGACTTGAGTAGCAACATCACCATTGGTATCTTTGCATGAACTTGACTACCTTTAAATATTTCAAGAAGTCCCTTGAGTCGCTCATCCAAAATGATGAGAAGCCGTGAacgttgaacgtacttgggccggGATGATCCCCTAGTGCAGGTCGTCAAACAGTAAGATCTTCACAGAACGCCAGAGAAGAATTTCAAAATTACAAAAGgtaaaaccaacaaaagcagCATGACACACTAACAAAAACTCAACAGATGCATATAAATGGACTGCGAGTACACACCCAAGATCCGCAAAATGGGGTACATTAAACCTACGGGGACTAAAAAATCTCTAGCTCCGCAGCAACTCCTGTTGAGGCACCATCCCAGCAGAGAAAGAACCAGAATACCTTTATTCGTGACGGCATTGCAACCTCCGCCATTGCGTTGCcgatcataactaaacaatTGATATAAGCAAACACTTTTAGATACTCTTAGGAGAAACCGATGTCCCCCCACCTCGCAACGCCAAGAtggcggccggaggcgaggGAAACAAAAAATCCTCAACAACGGCTGCACGGGCACTGCTCTCGTGGATATGCCAACTGtggttggacggaggaagtactccctccgtccaactaTAAGGAGCATATTAGGGTTCGGTTGACCAAacctttgaccacaaattacttcatgaatatgtgactaaCGTAAACAAAGCCATtaccataagcaaatatctTTCGGTAGCaatataatggatatgaaactatgtcatataattgtatgttaatagagtaatttttgtttaaaacattgataaaaaaaactaatattGGACGGGCAGTGCCACCTTAGCGGCCCATATAACAGACCGCTTTTCGCCCCAGCACAGAGCCTACCCCATCAGTTTGGCAAAAGCTAGTACCAGCATGTAGGGCAGAGGATAATCAGGAtaacatgcaaaatttgaCAATTGACAGGCTACTTGCCGAATCTTTTACTCTCTCCTTaaataaaaagggaaaagaaagaaaagaaacacatCCGCCGATCTCCTACTCCgtacgttttttttcttcttcttctcagaCTCACGTGTGCTCCATGATGATCCCATCAACCATCTCGCCACACGCCACGGCCCACACCACACTTGCCTGTTGTTGGGTTGTGTGCGCAGCTACTCATGGAGTAAAAAATAGCCTTCCTGATCTCTTCATCGGATCAGAAGAATCCTGGAGAAGGGAAGCTACCCTCCCGTCCGAGACGCAGAGTGAGAGCACCCACTCCCGAGCGAATGGCGTCGTCGCCGGAGGTGATCCACGCGTGGTCGGCGCCGCGCTCCCTCAGCACCAGCCTCATGTACTCCTTCTCCCAGGTGATTGcctcgccaccgccaccgccgcgctgCGTCTCCCCAATCCCCACCCATCCACGGCCACGCGCGCGCGGTGCTCGCGTCCGGTGAATTAGTCGACCTGTAGCCGCTGCCTGATGGCTTCGCGAGTTCGCCTTGCGACTTCTGAGATAACGGGGGAAGATATTCGAGGATTGCGCCGAATGCCCGTGTGTTTGGTCAACTGCTATAAGCTGCTCTGCTCTTGTGGGTTCGTCGAGGCGTGTGCTTATTACGGCAATCCTCGCGTTGAACAAGGATGGGAAGCTTATTGTCGCAGCGAGTAGATTAGTTGCTTAGAGCTAGCCAATCATGCGGGCTCTGTTGCCACATAAGTGAACTTGATCgtcgattttttttacaggaaCTTGTTCGTCGATTTTGGTTTAACTCCGTGTCTGAGTTCTGATTACCTTTCTTGACTTGTTGTTCCAGAGGGATGACATGGATGTGCTTGACGAGCCTCTCTACGCTAACTTCCTGCGTGTTACTGGCGTCGACAGACCGTATCGTGAGGAGCTTCTGTCTAAAATGGTAAGCTTTGATTGAACGAGGCTTCAGTCTTCTGCAACTTATGGTTTCCAATGAAGAAGGCATTCGTTGCATAACCTGATGATTTGCTGCCGCCACAGTGACCTCACAATTTCTGTCAGTTTTGTTTTTCGCGGGGATAATTTCTGTCAGTTTACAAATAAGGTTACACTTCCCAATCCATGTCTGGACCCAATTGAGCCAGAATGAGGGGTTGGTTTCAGACAGTGAAATTGTTGAGAGATGGGGAAGTTGTTTTTGATATTAAGCTTATATAAATTGCATTATCTTTATATGCATTTCCCACCAAAAAAAAGTACAGTAAAATGACTTGGCACCACCAAAAAAGTGCCAAGTCATTTTCTGGAGCATTTTTAGGGGAAAATTCTCTCTATGGGAAATGCTACATTGCACCTATGATCCTGGTTACCTCTTTGGCACACTATCAATGTTGATAATACTATGTTAATGCTGTCCAGTTATTTGACTATTTCCAGTGCAGGATCCTGATGGCAACAAAGTTGTCAAAGAAGTGATTTTTGGACcaggagagaaaaaatatcGTTACTGCAAGGTGTGATTTCAAGTCTCAAAGTGTTAGCACATAAGTCTATAAATGAGTACCACACTGATGTTGATGGATCTcttaaattttcttttcatgtgtAGCACATTGCGAAGCAGCGTCTCCCTAACCTCACAGGCAACCTGATGAAGGAGGGGAAACATTTCATATTGATACGTAACCCTCTGAATATCCTGGTATTTCCCCCCTTGTTTGGTCTGTTGTACTTGCTGTATTTGCTAATTCAGCACAAGTTATTTTTTTCCCTGATGCTTTGCATGTTCTATGTGAACATATTGCCTCCTGCTAATAGAATTGCATATACCTCAGCCATCATTTGATAAAGTTGTCCCACCATCCTTCATGGAGCTCGGTGTAGCAGAACTTGTTGCAATATACAGTGAATTATGTGAGCTTGGGAGCCCTCCACCTGTGATCGATGCAGATGACCTCCAAAGGGATCCTGAGGTAAATCTATTATTGGTTACCTGAATTGTTTTGTCTCTGTGATGATTATCAATCTCACTTAATAATAGTATAAATGTATGTATGATCTGCCAAACTGataaagagtaaaatacaccactagtccatgaactcggcagaaatgaacactttagtccacgaactcgaaaaacgcacacttaaacccctaaactggaacaactgtgtcactttagtccaaaaacggttcggcgaggCTTAACCACGCCACGTAGGCACCACGCCGGCTTCAGCGACCCCTTCACCAGCATCCTCTCATCAAAACTGAGCGTTGTGCGCTTGATAGTAACCTTAGGCgaggcagcggcagcaacaGAGTAGTTCTCAAGGCCTCAGGATCCCCATCTGGGCGTGGCCGCCTTGCCCCTCGTGGGCGGCTTaggcatggtgattttgcaaaagaaaagtcCTAAGAAAATTGAGTAAATCGAGTAGTAGCCCGCGGTCGTGTCCGAAGCCGATgtggcgtgtttaagcctcgccgaaccgtttttggactaaagtgacacagttgTCCCACTTTAGGGGTgtaagtgtgcgttttccgagttcgtggactaaagtgttcatttctgccgagttcatggactagtggtgtattttactcaacTGATAAATCTGAATTCACTTCAGTTTCTATTGTTAGAAATCATGCTGCCTGTGGCGATTTCCATTTATGTTATATTTAAACATCTTAATGCATGAAGCCATTTTAATAGTATAACATTATTTCAGTCATTTTGTCACATTTACATTTGTGAATTGCAATCCAATTCAATGCAGTTTGTTTGAACCTCAAATGCAGGCTGTCTTAAGAGGACTCTGTGAGGATCTTGGTATTCCTTTCCAGCCACAAATGCTCAAGTATGCGTGTTGGTGCATAATAACTAAATTAGTTTCATGGTGCTCATGTATTTAGAATGTGCATAGTAATAACATGATATACTTCTTATACCAATTGGCACTATTTTTAACTCTTTTAGATGGAAAGCTGGCCCCAAGGACTTTGATGGTATTTGGGCCCCCTGGTGGTATGAAAATGTACATAAATCTATGGGTTTCTCGAAATCCCGTCATTATCCTATGGTAAGCTTGCATCAAACATCTCTCTTGATTTCCAGTATTTCTATTCTAGTTAACTTTGCATATTTAGTCAGTCATAACTGTATTGGGAAGGACGTGCTTATAAGCATTAGCACTAAAAATTATTAGCTCTTACGACAGAGGCTTGTCCTAATTCCTTCCGGTATAAAGAGCAGCATGAGTATTATGAGAAAATTATGTCTGCGTTTAACCCTTTCAATGAATAAAACCATTTCAAAGAAGTTTTCTGTAACAAGTTATCAAGATGCAGTTCATTTTATCTTGTTTTGCTGTATCTTTTGGTAATTAGAACAGATCTTATTGTAACATTGACCTTATTTGATTACAGACTTTTCCATTTGCATTATATGACCTCCTTGAGCAAAGCTTGCCCTTTTACAATATGCTGAAGCGCCAAGTTAGAAGAACAGCAGGATCCCCACAGTCACCAAAGTCTGATGATCCTCTTCCTGTTCCAGCTAATGAAAAGATTCTTGTTTGGATTGGAGATGAGCTTTTGCCCCGTGATAGTGCAAAGGTATGTACTGGTAAATTTTCTATGCAATCAGCATTACAAAATTACACTGGTCACACTTGATCTGCTCTCCCCGTTCTTTTTTCTAATCATCTGTGGTAAAGGTTTCAGTGCTCGATTCAGTTGTACAAGGAGGGGATGCTGTGTGGGAAGGATTACGTATATATGAT
This is a stretch of genomic DNA from Brachypodium distachyon strain Bd21 chromosome 1, Brachypodium_distachyon_v3.0, whole genome shotgun sequence. It encodes these proteins:
- the LOC100836376 gene encoding branched-chain-amino-acid aminotransferase-like protein 1, which gives rise to MASSPEVIHAWSAPRSLSTSLMYSFSQRDDMDVLDEPLYANFLRVTGVDRPYREELLSKMDPDGNKVVKEVIFGPGEKKYRYCKHIAKQRLPNLTGNLMKEGKHFILIRNPLNILPSFDKVVPPSFMELGVAELVAIYSELCELGSPPPVIDADDLQRDPEAVLRGLCEDLGIPFQPQMLKWKAGPKDFDGIWAPWWYENVHKSMGFSKSRHYPMTFPFALYDLLEQSLPFYNMLKRQVRRTAGSPQSPKSDDPLPVPANEKILVWIGDELLPRDSAKVSVLDSVVQGGDAVWEGLRIYDGKVFKLEEHLDRLFDSAKAMAFSNVPSRDWIKDSIFKTLNANGMFNNAHIRLTLTRGKKVTSGMSPSFNLYGCTLIVLAEWKPPVYDNSHGIKLVTATTRRNSPNSIDSKIHHNNLINNILAKIEGNLAQVEDAIMLDQDGFVSETNATNIFMVKKGIVLTPHADYCLPGITRATVMDLVVKEKLVLHERRISLSEFHAADEVWTTGTMGEITPVVMIDGRKTGDGKIGPVTRQIQNAYKVLTAGLGVPIPKNDEA
- the LOC100846268 gene encoding skin secretory protein xP2, which gives rise to MQMASKEQQPAATATGKPPTICNRLQKAFHSRPAFRPLFRLTGRAQDGEAHGAPATGTGPGGAPAAAATHGGAPPPPILLPAASPVGKAPAPTPPVTLLPAQAPQKPAAAKGADGKAQREGQVPAVSIPAAATNVAEKKQAAATAGGMPVPVPPPAVVAGRTPAADAKAGDKAKTRVVSRVRKAMASSK